From Pelmatolapia mariae isolate MD_Pm_ZW linkage group LG1, Pm_UMD_F_2, whole genome shotgun sequence, one genomic window encodes:
- the LOC134628640 gene encoding retinal cone rhodopsin-sensitive cGMP 3',5'-cyclic phosphodiesterase subunit gamma-like, translated as MNATAAEPAEGSKPAPPKFKQKGSRQFKSKAPKPGQKGFDNDVPGMEELGDSAVVCPWEAFGDMELSDLAQFGVV; from the exons ATGAATGCAACAGCAGCTGAGCCAGCAGAGGGCTCCAAGCCTGCTCCTCCTAAGTTCAAGCAGAAAGGATCTCGGCAGTTTAAGAGCAAAGCTCCCAAACCTGGACAGAAGGG CTTTGACAATGATGTCCCAGGGATGGAGGAGCTTGGAG ACTCTGCAGTGGTCTGTCCCTGGGAGGCCTTTGGTGACATGGAGCTGAGCGACCTGGCTCAGTTTGGTGTTGTCTAA